One window of the Fusobacterium animalis 7_1 genome contains the following:
- the malQ gene encoding 4-alpha-glucanotransferase, with protein sequence MKRECGILLAISSLPSSYGIGDFGKEAYRFVDFLVSSGQSLWQILPLCPVEYGNSPYQSPSTFAGNFLYLDLEDLVNNKYLTQKDIDILKQGVSYIDYEYIKSQKKSLLRKASQAFFYKKKEEKDFKKFQKENKFWLEDYALFLALNRKFKGKMWNTWQKEYKFREKKFIEETKKIYQEEYLYESFIQYYFHKQWKNLKGYANSKGIKIIGDLPIYAATHSADTWQNPNLFCFDKHLKIKSVAGCPPDYFSKTGQLWGNVLYDWKEMKKNNYSWWIQRVKHSFLLYDILRLDHFRGFASYWAVHFGEKTAINGKWKKGPRIEFFRKLEDKIPNMDIVAEDLGTLTPDVFKLLEQTKYPNMKVLQFGLTEWDNMYNPKNYQENSVAYTGTHDNMPIVEWYTSLNEKEKYICDENLKNFLKDFNSNIWEPIQWRAIEALYASKSNRVIVPLQDILGLGKDSRINTPSTVGDNWSWRIYWNYRHNDLENKLYSLAKKYKRINKGEDNGI encoded by the coding sequence ATGAAAAGAGAATGTGGAATTTTATTAGCAATTAGTTCTCTTCCAAGTTCTTATGGTATTGGAGATTTTGGGAAAGAAGCATATCGTTTTGTTGATTTCTTAGTGTCCTCTGGACAAAGTTTATGGCAAATATTGCCATTATGTCCTGTGGAATATGGAAATTCTCCTTATCAATCACCTTCTACTTTTGCTGGAAATTTTTTATATTTAGATTTAGAAGATTTAGTTAATAATAAATATTTAACACAAAAGGATATTGATATATTAAAACAAGGAGTATCCTATATAGATTATGAATATATTAAAAGCCAGAAAAAGTCTTTATTGAGAAAGGCTTCTCAGGCTTTTTTTTACAAAAAGAAAGAAGAAAAAGATTTTAAAAAATTTCAAAAAGAAAATAAATTTTGGTTAGAAGATTATGCTCTTTTTCTCGCTTTAAATAGGAAGTTTAAAGGCAAAATGTGGAACACTTGGCAAAAGGAATATAAATTTAGAGAGAAAAAATTTATAGAAGAAACTAAGAAAATTTATCAAGAAGAATATCTATATGAAAGTTTTATCCAATATTATTTCCATAAACAATGGAAAAACTTAAAAGGTTATGCAAATAGCAAAGGAATAAAAATTATAGGAGATTTACCCATATATGCTGCAACTCATAGTGCTGATACTTGGCAAAATCCAAATTTATTCTGTTTTGACAAACATTTAAAAATAAAATCAGTGGCAGGTTGTCCACCAGATTATTTTTCTAAAACTGGACAACTATGGGGAAATGTTCTTTATGATTGGAAAGAAATGAAAAAAAATAACTATTCTTGGTGGATACAAAGAGTTAAACATAGTTTTTTACTTTATGATATTTTAAGATTAGATCATTTTAGAGGATTTGCTTCTTATTGGGCAGTACATTTTGGAGAAAAAACTGCAATCAATGGAAAGTGGAAAAAAGGTCCAAGAATAGAATTTTTTAGGAAATTAGAAGATAAAATACCTAATATGGATATAGTAGCAGAAGATTTAGGAACTCTTACTCCAGATGTATTTAAACTTTTAGAACAAACAAAGTATCCAAATATGAAAGTACTTCAATTTGGTTTAACTGAATGGGATAATATGTACAATCCTAAAAATTATCAAGAAAATTCAGTTGCATATACAGGTACACATGATAATATGCCAATAGTTGAATGGTATACAAGTTTGAATGAAAAAGAAAAATATATATGTGATGAAAATTTAAAAAATTTTTTAAAAGATTTTAACTCTAATATCTGGGAGCCTATACAATGGAGAGCAATAGAAGCTCTTTATGCTTCAAAATCTAATAGAGTTATAGTTCCTTTACAAGATATATTAGGTTTAGGAAAAGATTCAAGAATTAATACTCCTTCAACAGTTGGAGATAATTGGTCATGGAGAATTTATTGGAATTATAGACACAATGATTTAGAAAATAAACTATATAGTTTAGCAAAAAAATATAAAAGAATTAATAAAGGGGAAGATAATGGAATTTAA
- a CDS encoding glycogen/starch/alpha-glucan phosphorylase: MEFNKEKWKEKLEERLLENFSVTLKDASPFEVYRALGETVMSFIAKDWYETKQEYSKTKQAFYLSAEFLMGRALGNNLINLGIDKEVKEFLQELGIDYNQVEDEEEDAALGNGGLGRLAACFMDSLATLNLPGQGYSIRYRNGIFNQYLRDGYQVEKPETWLKYGDVWSIMRPEDEVIVNFGNTSVRALPYDMPIIGYGTNNINTLRLWEAHSIVDLDLGVFNQQDYLHATQDKTLTEDISRVLYPNDSTDEGKKLRLRQQYFFVSASLQDIIKNFKKVHGREFSKIPEFIAIQLNDTHPVIAIPELMRILVDIEGVLWEDAWEIVKKTFSYTNHTILAEALEKWWVGLYQEVVPRIFQITEGIHNQFKNELAALYPNDIDKQNRMQIIQGNMIHMAWLAIYGSHKVNGVAELHTKILKERELKDWYELYPEKFLNKTNGITQRRWLLKSNPQLASYITELIGDAWIKDLSELKKLEQFINDEKVLNKIWDIKIEKKKELVEYLRETQGIDINPKSIFDVQVKRMHEYKRQLLNIFQVYDLYQQLKQNPNKDFTPTTYIYGAKAAPGYKVAKGIIRLINDVAQIVNGDSDVKDKLKVVFVENYRVTVAEKIFPAADISEQISTAGKEASGTGNMKFMLNGAITLGTLDGANVEIVKEAGEENEYIFGMRVKDIDELRKKGYDPRFPYNNVTGLKQVVDALIDGKLSDLGSGIYREIHSLLMERGDQYFVLEDFEDYRRKQREINRDYKDKISWAKKMLKNIANAGKFSSDRTILEYANEIWDIKETKIKQ, translated from the coding sequence ATGGAATTTAATAAAGAAAAATGGAAAGAGAAATTAGAGGAGAGATTATTAGAAAATTTTTCAGTTACTTTAAAAGATGCAAGTCCTTTTGAAGTATATAGAGCCTTGGGAGAAACTGTTATGAGTTTTATAGCTAAGGATTGGTATGAAACAAAACAGGAATATTCTAAGACAAAACAAGCATTTTACCTATCAGCAGAATTTTTAATGGGAAGAGCTTTGGGGAATAATTTGATTAATTTAGGAATTGATAAAGAAGTTAAAGAATTTTTACAAGAATTAGGAATAGACTATAACCAAGTGGAAGATGAAGAAGAAGATGCTGCACTTGGAAATGGTGGTTTAGGAAGATTAGCAGCTTGTTTTATGGATTCACTTGCCACATTAAATTTACCAGGACAAGGTTATAGTATAAGATACAGAAATGGTATTTTTAACCAATATTTAAGAGATGGTTATCAAGTTGAAAAACCAGAAACATGGCTTAAATATGGTGATGTATGGTCTATAATGAGACCAGAAGATGAAGTAATTGTCAATTTTGGAAATACTTCTGTAAGAGCTTTACCTTATGATATGCCAATAATAGGATATGGAACTAATAATATAAATACTCTTAGACTTTGGGAAGCACATTCAATAGTAGATTTAGATTTAGGAGTATTTAATCAACAAGATTATTTACATGCAACACAAGATAAAACATTGACAGAAGATATTTCTCGTGTGTTATACCCTAATGACTCGACTGATGAGGGAAAAAAATTAAGACTCCGACAACAATATTTCTTTGTATCTGCATCATTACAAGATATTATAAAAAATTTTAAAAAGGTACATGGTAGAGAATTTTCAAAAATTCCTGAATTTATTGCTATTCAACTTAATGATACTCATCCAGTTATAGCTATACCAGAGCTTATGAGAATTTTAGTTGATATTGAAGGTGTCTTATGGGAAGATGCTTGGGAAATTGTAAAGAAAACTTTTTCATATACTAACCATACTATTTTAGCAGAAGCACTTGAAAAATGGTGGGTAGGATTATATCAAGAAGTTGTTCCTAGAATTTTTCAAATAACAGAAGGAATACATAATCAATTTAAAAATGAATTAGCTGCCTTATATCCTAATGATATAGATAAACAAAATAGAATGCAAATAATTCAAGGTAATATGATACATATGGCTTGGCTTGCAATATATGGAAGTCATAAAGTCAATGGCGTTGCTGAATTACATACTAAAATTTTAAAAGAAAGAGAATTAAAGGATTGGTATGAATTATATCCTGAAAAGTTTTTAAATAAAACTAATGGAATTACACAAAGAAGATGGTTATTGAAATCTAATCCACAACTTGCTTCATATATAACAGAATTAATTGGAGATGCTTGGATAAAAGATTTATCTGAACTAAAAAAACTTGAACAATTTATAAATGATGAAAAAGTTTTAAATAAAATCTGGGATATAAAAATTGAAAAGAAAAAGGAACTTGTTGAATATTTAAGGGAAACACAGGGGATAGATATAAATCCAAAATCTATTTTTGATGTACAAGTTAAAAGAATGCATGAATATAAAAGACAATTACTAAATATTTTTCAAGTTTATGATTTATATCAACAATTAAAACAAAATCCTAATAAAGACTTTACACCTACAACTTATATCTATGGAGCTAAGGCTGCACCAGGATATAAAGTGGCAAAAGGAATTATTCGTTTAATCAATGATGTTGCTCAAATAGTAAATGGAGATAGTGATGTAAAAGATAAATTAAAAGTTGTTTTTGTTGAAAATTATAGAGTTACAGTTGCAGAAAAAATATTCCCTGCTGCTGATATTTCAGAACAAATTTCAACTGCTGGTAAAGAAGCATCAGGTACTGGAAATATGAAATTTATGTTAAATGGAGCAATAACATTAGGAACATTGGATGGAGCTAATGTAGAAATTGTAAAAGAAGCAGGAGAAGAAAATGAATATATTTTTGGTATGAGAGTTAAAGATATTGATGAGCTTAGAAAAAAAGGATATGATCCAAGATTCCCGTATAATAATGTAACAGGATTAAAACAAGTTGTTGATGCTTTAATTGATGGAAAACTTAGTGATTTAGGAAGTGGAATTTATAGAGAGATTCACTCTTTATTGATGGAAAGAGGAGATCAATATTTTGTTTTAGAAGATTTTGAAGATTATAGAAGAAAACAAAGAGAAATCAACAGAGATTATAAAGATAAAATTTCTTGGGCAAAGAAAATGTTAAAGAATATTGCCAATGCAGGAAAATTTTCATCTGATAGAACAATCTTAGAATATGCAAATGAAATTTGGGATATAAAAGAGACAAAAATTAAACAATAA
- the glgB gene encoding 1,4-alpha-glucan branching protein GlgB: MSGQVEQYLFHRGEYRQAYEYLGAHPTRNSTIFRIWAPAAKSVAVVGDFNDWTAREEDYCRKLNNVGLWEVEIKKVKKGFLYKYQIETSWGEKILKSDPYAFYSELRPHTASIVNGIPKFRWGDKKWLNNREIGYAKPINIYEVHLGSWKKKEDGTYYNYREIAELLVKYMLEMNYTHIEIMPIIEYPFDGSWGYQGTGYYSVTSRYGMPEDFMYFVNYFHKNNLGVILDWVPGHFCKDSHGLYRFDGSACYEYGDPSLGENEWGSANFNVTRNEVRSFLLSNLYFWVKEFHIDGIRMDAVSNMLYYRDGLSENKRSVEFLQYINQSLHEEYPDVMLIAEDSSAWPLVTKYQADGGLGFDFKWNMGWMNDTLKYMEQDPFFRKSHHGKLTFSFMYAFSENFILPLSHDEIVHGKNSILNKMPGYYEDKLAHVRNLYSYQMAHPGKKLNFMGNEFVQGLEWRYYEQLEWQLLKDNKGSQDIQKYVKALNKMYLEEEALWHDGQDGFEWIEHENINENMLIFLRKTPNMEDFIIAVFNFSGKDHEKYPLGVPMEDGEYEVILDSNEKKFGGSYQGKKRKYKAIKKSWNYREQYIEIKIAKNSTIFLKHKS, encoded by the coding sequence ATGTCAGGACAAGTGGAACAATATTTATTTCATCGTGGAGAATATAGGCAAGCCTATGAATATCTAGGAGCACACCCAACACGAAATTCTACTATATTTAGAATATGGGCACCAGCTGCAAAATCAGTAGCTGTTGTTGGAGATTTTAATGATTGGACAGCAAGAGAGGAAGATTATTGCCGAAAACTTAATAATGTAGGTCTTTGGGAAGTTGAAATAAAAAAAGTTAAAAAAGGTTTTTTATATAAGTATCAAATAGAAACTTCTTGGGGAGAAAAGATATTAAAATCTGATCCTTATGCATTTTATTCTGAACTTAGACCACATACTGCTTCTATTGTAAATGGAATACCAAAATTTCGTTGGGGTGATAAAAAGTGGCTTAATAATAGAGAAATAGGGTATGCAAAACCAATTAATATATATGAGGTTCACCTTGGCTCTTGGAAGAAAAAAGAAGATGGGACTTACTATAATTATAGAGAAATTGCAGAATTGTTAGTTAAATATATGTTAGAGATGAACTACACTCATATTGAAATTATGCCTATTATTGAATATCCATTTGATGGTTCTTGGGGATATCAAGGTACAGGATATTATTCAGTAACTAGCCGTTATGGAATGCCAGAAGATTTTATGTATTTTGTAAATTATTTTCATAAAAATAATTTAGGTGTAATTTTAGATTGGGTACCAGGACATTTTTGTAAAGACTCACATGGGTTATATCGTTTTGATGGTAGTGCTTGTTATGAGTATGGAGATCCAAGTCTTGGAGAAAATGAATGGGGTAGTGCAAACTTTAATGTTACAAGAAATGAGGTAAGAAGTTTTTTACTTTCTAATTTATACTTTTGGGTAAAAGAATTTCATATTGATGGTATAAGAATGGATGCAGTTTCTAATATGCTTTATTATAGAGATGGATTGAGTGAAAATAAACGTTCAGTAGAATTTTTACAATATATAAATCAAAGTTTACATGAAGAATATCCAGATGTTATGTTGATAGCAGAAGATTCTTCTGCTTGGCCATTAGTAACTAAATATCAAGCAGATGGTGGACTTGGTTTTGATTTTAAATGGAATATGGGATGGATGAATGACACATTAAAATATATGGAGCAAGATCCATTTTTTAGAAAATCACATCATGGAAAATTAACATTTTCTTTTATGTATGCTTTTTCAGAAAATTTTATATTACCATTATCACATGATGAAATAGTTCATGGAAAAAATTCTATTTTAAATAAAATGCCTGGTTACTATGAAGATAAATTAGCTCATGTCAGAAATTTATATTCTTATCAAATGGCTCACCCAGGTAAAAAATTAAATTTTATGGGAAATGAATTTGTACAAGGGCTTGAATGGAGATATTATGAGCAATTAGAATGGCAATTATTGAAGGATAATAAAGGTTCACAAGATATACAAAAGTATGTTAAAGCTCTAAATAAAATGTATTTAGAAGAAGAAGCTCTTTGGCATGATGGACAAGATGGTTTTGAATGGATAGAACATGAAAATATAAATGAAAATATGCTAATTTTTTTAAGAAAAACTCCTAATATGGAAGATTTTATTATAGCAGTATTTAATTTTTCAGGAAAAGACCATGAAAAATACCCTCTTGGAGTTCCAATGGAAGATGGGGAATATGAAGTTATTTTAGACAGTAATGAAAAAAAATTTGGAGGCTCTTATCAAGGAAAGAAAAGAAAGTATAAGGCAATAAAAAAATCTTGGAATTATAGAGAACAGTACATAGAAATAAAGATTGCTAAAAATTCAACTATATTTTTAAAACATAAAAGTTAA
- a CDS encoding glucose-1-phosphate adenylyltransferase, with translation MKKKRIIAMILAGGQGTRLKELTEDIAKPAVAFGGKYRIIDFTLTNCSNSGIDTVGVLTQYEPRILNNHIGRGSPWDLDRMDGGVTVLQPHTRKNDEKGWYKGTANAIYQNIKFIDEYDPEYVLILSGDHIYKMNYDKMLQFHIQKAADATIGVFKVPLKDAPSFGIMNTRDDMSIYEFEEKPKEPKSDLASMGIYIFNWGLLKEYLDKDEQNPNSDNDFGKNIIPNMLKDGKRMFAYPFKGYWRDVGTIQSFWDAHMDLLSEDNELDLFDKTWRINTRQGIYTPSYFEKGSKVQNTLIDKGCLVEGEIKHSVIFSGVKVGKNTKIVDSIIMADTEIGDNVTIRKAIIANNVKIADNINIGDGEKITVVGEKKIIDSQSLVK, from the coding sequence ATGAAGAAAAAAAGAATCATTGCTATGATATTAGCAGGTGGACAAGGTACTCGTCTTAAAGAATTAACAGAAGATATTGCAAAACCTGCTGTGGCTTTTGGAGGCAAATATAGAATAATTGATTTTACTTTAACAAATTGCTCTAATTCTGGTATAGATACTGTTGGTGTGTTAACTCAATATGAACCACGTATTTTAAATAATCATATCGGTAGAGGTTCTCCATGGGATTTAGATAGAATGGACGGAGGAGTTACAGTTTTACAACCTCATACAAGAAAAAATGATGAGAAAGGTTGGTATAAAGGAACAGCCAATGCTATCTATCAAAATATTAAATTTATAGATGAATATGATCCAGAATATGTTTTAATTTTATCAGGCGATCATATCTATAAAATGAATTATGATAAGATGTTACAATTTCATATTCAAAAAGCGGCAGATGCTACAATAGGAGTTTTTAAAGTTCCTTTAAAAGATGCTCCAAGTTTTGGTATTATGAACACAAGAGATGATATGTCTATATATGAATTTGAAGAAAAACCAAAAGAGCCTAAGAGTGATTTAGCTTCAATGGGTATATATATTTTTAACTGGGGCTTGCTAAAAGAATACTTAGATAAAGATGAACAAAATCCAAATTCAGATAATGATTTTGGAAAAAATATAATTCCTAATATGTTAAAAGATGGCAAAAGAATGTTTGCATATCCTTTTAAAGGTTATTGGAGAGATGTTGGAACTATTCAAAGTTTTTGGGATGCACATATGGATTTATTATCAGAAGACAATGAATTAGATTTGTTTGATAAAACTTGGAGAATAAACACAAGACAAGGTATATATACGCCTTCATACTTTGAAAAAGGTTCTAAGGTTCAAAATACTTTAATAGATAAAGGTTGTCTTGTAGAGGGGGAAATAAAACATTCAGTTATATTCTCTGGTGTAAAAGTAGGAAAAAATACTAAGATTGTTGATTCTATAATTATGGCAGATACAGAAATCGGTGATAATGTAACTATACGAAAAGCTATAATAGCAAATAATGTAAAAATAGCCGATAATATAAATATTGGTGATGGTGAAAAAATTACAGTTGTAGGAGAGAAAAAAATTATAGATAGTCAATCATTAGTTAAATAA
- the glgD gene encoding glucose-1-phosphate adenylyltransferase subunit GlgD has translation MIRNYMAIIYLGENKENISPLTKVRALASIPVGGSYRIIDFSLSNVVNAGIRNVGLFCGNEELNSLTDHIGMGAEWDLARKKDGIFIFKQMLDSNFSLNQSRIRKNMEYFFRSTQKNIVVLNAHMIYNLDIADLIEKHEASGKEITMVYKKVKKANEHFNHCSSVKIDENNRVIGIGQNLFFKEEENISLDAFVLSKELMLKLLVDSIQEGKYNVLSEIIARNLPSLNINAYEFKGYLQCINSTREYFDFNMNLLNQKVRDDVFGLKSGRKILTKVKDTPPTLFKETADVENSLVSNGCIIEGTVKNSILSRGAIIEKDVVLEECVILQDCHIKKGAYLKNVIVDKNNIIHENEKLSASREYPLVIEKSMKWNTKQYQDLMNYIKNK, from the coding sequence ATGATTAGAAATTATATGGCAATAATTTATTTAGGTGAAAATAAAGAAAATATTAGTCCTTTAACAAAAGTTAGAGCTTTGGCATCTATTCCTGTTGGAGGCTCATATAGAATTATAGATTTTTCCCTATCTAATGTTGTTAATGCAGGAATTAGAAATGTGGGGTTATTTTGTGGTAATGAAGAATTAAACTCCTTAACTGACCATATAGGCATGGGAGCAGAATGGGATTTGGCAAGAAAAAAAGATGGTATATTTATTTTTAAACAAATGTTAGACAGTAATTTTTCTTTGAATCAGTCAAGAATTAGAAAAAATATGGAATATTTTTTCAGGAGTACACAAAAAAATATAGTTGTGTTAAACGCTCATATGATATATAATTTGGATATTGCTGATTTAATTGAAAAGCATGAGGCTTCTGGCAAAGAAATAACTATGGTTTATAAAAAGGTTAAAAAAGCTAATGAACATTTTAATCACTGCTCATCAGTAAAAATTGATGAAAATAATCGTGTTATAGGAATAGGACAAAATTTATTTTTTAAAGAAGAAGAAAATATTTCTTTAGATGCTTTTGTTTTGAGTAAGGAGTTAATGTTAAAATTATTGGTTGATAGTATACAAGAAGGAAAGTATAATGTACTTTCTGAAATAATTGCTAGAAATTTACCATCTCTAAATATAAATGCCTATGAATTTAAAGGTTATTTACAATGTATAAATTCTACAAGAGAATATTTTGATTTTAATATGAATTTATTAAATCAAAAAGTAAGAGATGATGTCTTTGGATTAAAAAGTGGCAGAAAAATTCTTACAAAAGTAAAAGACACTCCACCAACTCTTTTTAAAGAAACAGCAGATGTAGAAAATTCATTAGTTTCAAATGGTTGTATTATTGAAGGAACAGTTAAAAATAGTATTCTATCAAGAGGTGCTATAATAGAAAAAGATGTAGTTTTAGAAGAATGTGTGATTTTACAAGATTGTCATATAAAAAAAGGTGCATATTTAAAAAATGTTATTGTAGATAAAAATAATATTATTCATGAAAATGAAAAACTTTCAGCTTCAAGAGAATATCCACTGGTTATAGAAAAAAGTATGAAATGGAACACAAAACAATATCAAGATTTAATGAATTATATAAAAAATAAATAA
- a CDS encoding glycogen synthase: MKVLFATGEAFPFVKTGGLGDVSYSLPKALVQKEKVDVRVILPKYSKISKDYFKNAKHLGHKEIWVAHHNEYVGIEEVELEGIIYYFVDNERYFKRINVYGEFDDCERFLFFCKAVVETMDITKFKPDIIHCNDWQTALIPIYLKERGIYDIKTIFTIHNLRFQGFFFNNVIEDLLEIDRAKYFQEDGIKYYDMISFLKGGVVYSDYITTVSDSYAEEIKTPEFGEGIHGLFQKYDYKLSGITNGIDKSSYPLFKKSHKILKAELQKKLGLDVEEETPLVAIITRLDRQKGLDYIVEKFDEMMSLGIEFVLLGTGEKRYEHFFAYQEYLHKGRVCSYIGFNQQLSTEIYAGADIFLMPSVFEPCGLSQMIAMRYGCIPVVRETGGLKDTVKPYNEYTGEGDGFGFKQANADDMMKTLRYAIKMYHRPEVWKEIIKNAKKRDNFWDKPARRYKELYQKLLEG; encoded by the coding sequence ATGAAAGTTCTTTTTGCAACAGGGGAAGCATTTCCTTTTGTAAAAACAGGTGGCTTAGGAGATGTTTCATATTCTCTACCAAAGGCCTTAGTACAAAAAGAAAAAGTAGATGTTAGAGTTATTTTACCTAAGTATAGCAAAATTTCAAAAGATTATTTTAAAAATGCTAAACACTTAGGACATAAAGAAATCTGGGTTGCTCATCACAATGAATATGTTGGGATAGAGGAAGTTGAACTAGAAGGAATTATCTATTATTTTGTAGATAATGAAAGATATTTTAAAAGAATTAATGTCTATGGTGAATTTGATGATTGTGAAAGATTTTTATTTTTCTGCAAAGCAGTAGTTGAAACTATGGATATTACAAAATTTAAACCTGATATTATCCATTGTAATGACTGGCAAACTGCTCTTATACCAATATATTTAAAAGAAAGAGGAATATATGATATAAAAACTATTTTTACTATTCATAACCTTAGATTTCAAGGATTTTTCTTTAATAATGTAATAGAAGATTTATTGGAAATTGATAGAGCAAAATACTTTCAAGAAGATGGAATAAAATATTATGATATGATTTCTTTTTTAAAGGGGGGAGTTGTTTACTCTGATTATATCACAACAGTGAGTGATAGTTATGCAGAAGAAATAAAAACTCCAGAATTTGGAGAAGGAATACATGGGTTATTTCAAAAATATGACTATAAGTTATCAGGTATAACCAATGGAATTGATAAATCTTCATACCCTTTATTTAAAAAATCTCATAAGATATTAAAAGCTGAATTGCAAAAGAAATTAGGTTTAGATGTAGAGGAAGAAACACCTTTAGTTGCTATTATAACTCGTTTAGATAGACAAAAAGGATTGGATTATATTGTTGAAAAATTTGATGAAATGATGAGCTTAGGGATAGAATTTGTTCTTTTAGGAACAGGTGAAAAACGTTATGAACATTTCTTTGCTTATCAAGAATATCTGCATAAAGGTAGAGTATGTTCATACATTGGTTTTAATCAACAATTATCTACTGAAATTTATGCAGGAGCAGATATATTTTTGATGCCATCAGTTTTTGAGCCTTGTGGACTTTCTCAAATGATAGCAATGAGATATGGTTGTATACCCGTTGTAAGAGAAACAGGAGGTTTAAAAGATACTGTAAAACCATATAATGAGTATACAGGTGAGGGAGATGGTTTTGGTTTTAAACAAGCTAATGCCGATGATATGATGAAAACTTTAAGATATGCTATTAAAATGTATCATAGACCTGAGGTTTGGAAAGAAATTATTAAGAATGCTAAGAAAAGAGATAATTTTTGGGATAAACCTGCAAGAAGATATAAAGAGTTGTATCAAAAGTTATTAGAAGGATAA